One region of Lysobacter silvisoli genomic DNA includes:
- a CDS encoding YjfI family protein, giving the protein MERKSSAHYQRLHRDRLRQKGLVKKEVWILPEYGDELVAVEKRMRQPRGAMGAPPARSEKESGMSEAKMWTAAALYDALAATEQFRSGESQVELIEGAEPSLHVVMSEYGDLPLFVAVVGEQIVVEAMLWPVAQVYDSAAFNELVLHAHKLFPLSTIGIETLADGEAVYIMFGALSAASSLSNVLFEIETLSDNVIKATEAYETHLREAA; this is encoded by the coding sequence ATGGAACGCAAGTCCTCCGCCCACTACCAGCGCCTGCACCGCGATCGCCTGCGGCAGAAGGGGCTGGTCAAGAAGGAGGTCTGGATCCTGCCCGAGTACGGCGACGAGCTCGTGGCAGTGGAAAAGCGCATGCGCCAGCCGCGGGGCGCGATGGGTGCCCCGCCGGCGCGATCGGAGAAGGAGAGCGGTATGAGCGAAGCCAAGATGTGGACTGCGGCAGCCCTGTACGACGCGCTGGCGGCCACCGAGCAGTTCCGCAGCGGCGAGTCCCAGGTCGAGCTGATCGAGGGCGCCGAACCCAGCCTGCACGTGGTCATGTCCGAGTACGGCGACCTGCCGCTGTTCGTGGCCGTGGTCGGCGAGCAGATCGTGGTCGAGGCCATGCTGTGGCCGGTGGCGCAGGTCTACGACAGCGCCGCTTTCAACGAACTGGTCCTGCACGCGCACAAGCTGTTCCCGCTGTCGACCATCGGCATCGAGACCCTGGCCGACGGCGAGGCGGTCTACATCATGTTCGGCGCGCTCAGCGCGGCCTCGTCGCTGTCCAACGTGCTGTTCGAGATCGAGACCCTGTCGGACAACGTGATCAAGGCCACCGAGGCCTACGAAACCCATCTGCGCGAGGCCGCGTAA
- a CDS encoding 3-oxoacyl-ACP synthase III, whose protein sequence is MLFQHVAIAGLAHIDAPRRLSSDEINERLKPTLDRLGIKADVLKDIAGIHARRLWDGDMLASDAATLAGVKALADAGIEPDRVGLLVNTSVSRDYLEPSTASIVSGNLGLAEHCQNFDVANACLAFINGMDIAARMIERGEIDYALVVDGETAGLAYEKTLERLTSPDATEEQFRNELATLTLGCGAAAMVMARAELAPGAPRYRGGVTRAATQWNNLCRGNLDRMVTDTKMLLSEGMKLAQRTWVAAIGALGWVADELDEFVIHQVSQVHTQAFIKAFGIDPKKVLTIFNEHGNIGPASVPIVLSKLREMGRLKKGDRVALLGIGSGLNCSMAEVVW, encoded by the coding sequence ATGCTGTTCCAACATGTCGCCATCGCCGGCCTCGCCCACATCGACGCGCCGCGTCGCCTGAGCTCGGACGAGATCAACGAACGCCTCAAGCCGACGCTGGACCGGCTCGGCATCAAGGCCGATGTGCTCAAGGACATCGCCGGCATCCACGCGCGCCGTCTGTGGGACGGCGACATGCTCGCCTCCGACGCGGCCACCCTGGCCGGCGTCAAGGCGCTGGCCGATGCCGGCATCGAACCCGATCGCGTCGGCCTGCTGGTCAACACCTCGGTCAGCCGCGACTACCTCGAACCGTCCACCGCCAGCATCGTTAGCGGCAACCTCGGCCTGGCCGAGCACTGCCAGAATTTCGACGTCGCCAACGCCTGCCTGGCCTTCATCAACGGCATGGACATCGCTGCGCGCATGATCGAGCGCGGCGAGATCGACTACGCCCTGGTCGTGGACGGCGAGACCGCCGGTCTGGCCTACGAGAAGACCCTGGAGCGCCTGACCTCGCCGGACGCCACCGAGGAGCAGTTCCGCAACGAGCTGGCCACCCTGACCCTGGGCTGCGGCGCCGCGGCCATGGTGATGGCGCGCGCCGAACTCGCGCCGGGCGCGCCGCGCTACCGCGGCGGCGTCACCCGCGCCGCCACGCAGTGGAACAACCTGTGCCGCGGCAACCTGGACCGCATGGTCACCGACACCAAGATGCTGCTCAGCGAAGGCATGAAGCTGGCCCAGCGCACCTGGGTCGCCGCGATCGGCGCACTGGGTTGGGTCGCCGACGAACTGGACGAGTTCGTGATCCATCAGGTCAGCCAGGTCCACACCCAGGCCTTCATCAAGGCCTTCGGCATCGACCCGAAGAAGGTGCTGACCATCTTCAACGAGCACGGCAACATCGGTCCGGCCTCGGTGCCGATCGTGCTGAGCAAGCTGCGCGAGATGGGCCGCCTGAAGAAGGGCGACCGCGTCGCGCTGCTGGGCATCGGTTCGGGCCTGAACTGCTCGATGGCCGAAGTGGTCTGGTAA
- a CDS encoding PspA/IM30 family protein, with protein MNIWNKLMTALRGGANEMGESLVDGQALRILDQEIRDADLELRRSKEALAEIMAKHKLAEERAAKSRAKVGEYEAYAIKALESGDEALAREVAAKIAQLEGSRDGDEQQVTQFAASIADLRRAIAQAEGNIRRLKQQVDTVKATESVQRAQATVASRYSGSQTKLQTAVESLERIKARQAERGARMNAAAELAREEGQDALDTKLREAGIIADPAGADAVLERLKLKSAG; from the coding sequence ATGAACATCTGGAACAAGCTGATGACCGCGCTGCGCGGCGGCGCCAACGAAATGGGCGAGTCGCTGGTGGACGGCCAGGCGCTGCGCATCCTCGACCAGGAGATCCGCGATGCCGACCTGGAGCTGCGTCGCTCCAAGGAAGCGTTGGCCGAGATCATGGCCAAGCACAAGCTGGCCGAGGAACGCGCGGCCAAGTCGCGGGCCAAGGTCGGCGAGTACGAGGCCTACGCGATCAAGGCGCTGGAAAGCGGCGACGAGGCGCTGGCGCGCGAGGTCGCGGCCAAGATCGCGCAGCTGGAAGGCAGCCGCGACGGCGACGAGCAGCAGGTGACCCAGTTCGCCGCCAGCATCGCCGACCTGCGCCGCGCCATCGCCCAGGCCGAAGGCAACATCCGCCGGCTCAAGCAGCAGGTGGACACGGTCAAGGCCACCGAGAGCGTGCAGCGCGCGCAGGCCACCGTGGCCAGCCGCTACAGCGGTTCGCAGACCAAGCTGCAGACCGCGGTGGAATCGCTGGAGCGGATCAAGGCCCGCCAGGCCGAGCGCGGCGCGCGCATGAACGCCGCCGCCGAGCTGGCGCGCGAGGAAGGTCAGGACGCGCTGGACACCAAGCTGCGCGAGGCCGGCATCATCGCCGACCCGGCCGGCGCCGACGCGGTACTGGAAAGGTTGAAGTTGAAGAGCGCCGGCTGA
- a CDS encoding XVIPCD domain-containing protein, translating to MDYNELTREQYNELVKRLVKITESLHERSQDVGDGRATIGYGYTFNRSNNVEIWERSGIELTRDERALLQRIDEAPAADRTRLGLTFPRALDAAQSDRLLEASIPEYEAPVNALNMPMSREKAAAVSVVYNRGVGSYNRNMEPFRDAVEAGDRAEAWFELRYNSWGSHAPSEGGLRKRRYMEGQLFGLYDDPANVGADEARDVYRSFQLHRDRIVRDEANWGESIDGRDAARNMIDAANRDYSNITADYGEVQTIRESLAPAKNALLADLRRQHPDIADRLSNEAFEAGAIYLDPGRNAATVAVDAEHAATLDARRTRNNAEVSSNDLLIGEGGDDTLRGARGDDILIGGAGRDRLEGGQGCDTYVVGDGDTVLDSDRDGELRWDGRQLTGGVRNEGDPANTYRSADGRYTYQIEGTDLRITDQAGATVTVKEFQSGNLGISLNDASVPGGGARSTGDAPVTAPAEGERMPAERTPGGPRADAGDHPIYRQALDQVQALYDRHGKNASAEEIQRTAMVVAGDATRARMTGVDHLVFSRDPQTGGPDLNGNLIAVQGRLDDPGHRLSATAINDAARTPLADSQRRLEQAGQDVAQAQQREQPQLDQQALGPRRLG from the coding sequence ATGGATTACAACGAACTGACCCGAGAGCAATACAACGAGCTGGTCAAACGGCTGGTCAAGATCACCGAGTCGCTGCACGAGCGTTCGCAGGACGTCGGCGACGGCCGCGCCACGATCGGCTATGGCTATACCTTCAACCGTTCCAACAACGTCGAGATCTGGGAGCGCTCCGGCATCGAGCTGACCCGCGACGAGCGCGCCCTGCTGCAACGCATCGACGAGGCGCCCGCCGCCGACCGCACCCGGCTGGGCCTGACCTTTCCGCGCGCGCTGGACGCGGCCCAGTCCGACCGGCTGCTGGAGGCCTCGATTCCCGAGTACGAAGCGCCGGTCAACGCCCTGAACATGCCGATGTCGCGCGAGAAGGCGGCAGCGGTGTCGGTGGTCTACAACCGCGGCGTGGGTTCCTACAACCGCAACATGGAACCGTTCCGCGACGCGGTGGAGGCCGGCGATCGCGCCGAGGCCTGGTTCGAGCTGCGCTACAACTCCTGGGGTTCGCACGCTCCGTCCGAGGGCGGGCTGCGCAAGCGCCGTTACATGGAAGGCCAGCTGTTCGGCCTCTACGACGATCCGGCCAACGTCGGCGCCGACGAGGCGCGCGACGTCTACCGCAGCTTCCAGCTGCACCGCGACCGCATCGTCCGCGACGAGGCCAACTGGGGCGAGTCCATCGACGGCCGCGATGCCGCGCGCAACATGATCGACGCGGCCAACCGCGACTACAGCAACATCACCGCCGACTACGGCGAGGTGCAGACCATACGCGAATCGCTGGCGCCGGCGAAAAACGCCTTGCTCGCCGACCTGCGCCGCCAGCATCCCGATATCGCCGACCGTCTCAGCAACGAGGCCTTCGAGGCCGGCGCGATCTACCTCGATCCAGGCCGCAACGCCGCCACCGTGGCGGTCGACGCCGAGCACGCCGCCACGCTGGACGCGCGCCGCACGCGCAACAACGCCGAAGTCTCCAGCAACGACCTGCTGATCGGCGAGGGCGGCGACGACACCCTGCGCGGCGCGCGCGGCGACGACATCCTGATCGGCGGCGCCGGCCGCGACCGCCTGGAAGGCGGGCAGGGCTGCGACACCTATGTGGTCGGCGACGGCGATACCGTGCTCGACAGCGACCGCGACGGCGAGCTGCGCTGGGACGGCCGCCAGCTCACCGGCGGCGTGCGCAACGAGGGCGATCCGGCCAACACCTACCGCAGCGCGGACGGCCGCTATACCTACCAGATCGAAGGCACCGACCTGCGCATCACCGACCAGGCCGGCGCCACGGTCACGGTCAAGGAATTCCAGAGCGGCAACCTGGGCATCAGCTTGAACGACGCCAGCGTGCCCGGCGGCGGCGCGCGCAGCACCGGCGACGCGCCGGTGACCGCGCCGGCCGAGGGCGAGCGCATGCCCGCCGAGCGCACACCCGGCGGCCCGCGCGCCGATGCCGGCGACCACCCGATTTACCGGCAGGCGCTGGACCAGGTGCAGGCGCTGTACGACCGCCACGGCAAGAACGCCAGCGCCGAGGAGATCCAGCGCACCGCCATGGTCGTGGCCGGCGACGCCACCCGCGCGCGCATGACCGGCGTGGACCACCTGGTCTTCAGCCGCGACCCGCAGACCGGCGGCCCTGACCTCAACGGCAACCTGATCGCGGTGCAGGGCCGGCTGGACGATCCCGGTCACCGCCTCAGCGCCACCGCCATCAACGACGCCGCGCGCACCCCGCTGGCCGACTCGCAGCGGCGGCTGGAGCAGGCCGGGCAGGACGTGGCCCAGGCCCAGCAGCGCGAGCAGCCGCAGCTGGACCAGCAGGCCCTGGGCCCGCGCCGCCTGGGCTGA
- a CDS encoding DUF4156 domain-containing protein, with amino-acid sequence MNRLLAAASLTCILAAAGCTWVQMAPGASSVRVLGPGAAPSCEKRGEVAVSVKDSVAFYERNALRVQEELETLARNEAPGLQADTIQALAPPADGQQRYAAYRCAGARGDTRGAAPAAQTYPVSR; translated from the coding sequence ATGAACCGACTGCTCGCCGCCGCCTCGCTGACCTGCATCCTGGCCGCTGCCGGCTGCACCTGGGTGCAGATGGCGCCGGGCGCCAGTTCGGTGCGCGTGCTCGGCCCGGGCGCCGCGCCCTCGTGCGAAAAGCGTGGCGAAGTCGCGGTGTCGGTGAAGGACAGCGTGGCCTTCTACGAGCGCAACGCGCTGCGCGTGCAGGAGGAACTGGAGACCCTGGCCCGCAACGAGGCGCCGGGGCTGCAGGCCGACACCATCCAGGCGCTGGCGCCGCCGGCCGACGGCCAGCAGCGCTACGCGGCTTACCGCTGCGCCGGCGCCCGCGGCGACACGCGCGGCGCCGCCCCGGCGGCCCAGACCTACCCGGTCAGTCGCTAA
- a CDS encoding flotillin family protein, producing MLTTILPFLIGLGVVFAVIVGFFGLFKAFYIKVPQGTALIVNDLSSTPKVHFTGALVYPVIYKKELMQISLITLEVDRRGKDGLICKDNMRADITVAFYLRVNETQQDVLKVAKAVGTERASDRGAVNELFNAKFSEALKTVGKKFEFTDLFENRQDFRDRVLETIGNDLNGYLLEDVAIDYLEQTPKDSLDPNNILDAEGIRKITQLTATQNVITNELERNEQLAITKKNVETRESMLALERQQADAEARQKREIETIKAREEAETAKVREEERLKAEQARITAQEQIDIREENRMREVEVAQQNRQRAVVIEVEKVTRAKDLEVVSREREVELQKIDKEKALEQQRKDIANVIRERIAVEKTVAQEEERIKEVRAVSEADRAKQVAVLAAQAQAEEELVRLVKQAEADEVASKHKAVEMTTLAQAELDAAAKQAEAKKKMAEGIEAERAAPGLADARVREVTAGASEKEGLAEARVVEAHADAKQKQGLAEAKVLEENLYAQARGEEQLGAAKAKAAKDMGLTEAEVLLQKFKSEAEGLSQKFGALDALSDSARAHEEFRMQLEKSFAQAMASIDANKEVAKEQADVLAAALSKANIDIVGGEGEFFNSFAKALSVGKAIEGVAGKSPIVQDVLQKLLSLQADKGGKADGASLAS from the coding sequence ATGCTCACCACCATCCTGCCCTTCCTGATCGGCCTCGGCGTGGTCTTCGCCGTGATCGTGGGCTTCTTCGGTCTGTTCAAGGCCTTCTACATCAAGGTGCCGCAGGGCACGGCGCTGATCGTCAACGATCTGTCGTCCACGCCCAAGGTGCACTTCACCGGCGCCCTGGTGTACCCGGTGATCTACAAGAAGGAGCTGATGCAGATCTCGCTGATCACCCTGGAGGTGGACCGGCGCGGCAAGGATGGCCTGATCTGCAAGGACAACATGCGCGCGGACATCACCGTGGCCTTCTACCTGCGCGTCAACGAGACCCAGCAGGACGTGCTGAAGGTGGCCAAGGCCGTGGGCACCGAGCGCGCCTCCGACCGCGGCGCGGTCAACGAGCTGTTCAACGCCAAGTTCTCCGAGGCGCTGAAGACCGTGGGCAAGAAGTTCGAGTTCACCGACCTGTTCGAGAACCGTCAGGACTTCCGCGACCGCGTGCTGGAAACCATCGGCAACGACCTCAACGGCTACCTGCTCGAGGACGTGGCCATCGACTACCTGGAGCAGACGCCCAAGGACTCGCTGGATCCCAACAACATCCTCGACGCCGAAGGCATCCGCAAGATCACCCAGCTGACCGCGACCCAGAACGTGATCACCAACGAGCTCGAGCGCAACGAGCAGCTGGCGATCACCAAGAAGAACGTCGAGACCCGCGAGTCCATGCTCGCGCTGGAGCGCCAGCAGGCCGACGCCGAGGCGCGGCAGAAGCGCGAGATCGAGACCATCAAGGCGCGCGAGGAGGCCGAGACGGCCAAGGTGCGCGAGGAAGAGCGGCTCAAGGCGGAGCAGGCGCGCATCACCGCGCAGGAACAGATCGACATCCGCGAAGAGAACCGCATGCGCGAAGTCGAAGTGGCGCAGCAGAACCGCCAGCGCGCGGTGGTGATCGAGGTCGAGAAGGTGACCCGCGCCAAGGACCTGGAAGTGGTCTCGCGCGAGCGCGAAGTCGAGCTGCAGAAGATCGACAAGGAAAAGGCCCTGGAGCAGCAGCGCAAGGACATCGCCAACGTGATCCGCGAGCGCATCGCGGTCGAGAAGACCGTGGCCCAGGAAGAGGAGCGCATCAAGGAAGTGCGCGCCGTGTCCGAAGCCGATCGCGCCAAGCAGGTGGCGGTGCTGGCCGCGCAGGCCCAGGCCGAGGAAGAGCTGGTGCGCCTGGTCAAGCAGGCCGAAGCCGACGAGGTCGCGTCCAAGCACAAGGCGGTGGAGATGACCACGCTGGCCCAGGCCGAGCTGGACGCCGCCGCCAAGCAGGCCGAGGCCAAGAAGAAGATGGCCGAGGGCATCGAAGCCGAGCGCGCCGCGCCCGGTCTGGCCGACGCGCGTGTGCGCGAAGTCACCGCCGGCGCCAGCGAGAAGGAAGGCCTGGCCGAGGCCCGCGTGGTCGAGGCGCATGCCGACGCCAAGCAGAAGCAGGGCCTGGCCGAAGCCAAGGTGCTGGAGGAGAACCTGTACGCGCAGGCCCGCGGCGAGGAGCAATTGGGCGCGGCCAAGGCCAAGGCGGCCAAGGACATGGGCCTGACCGAGGCCGAGGTGCTGCTGCAGAAGTTCAAGTCCGAGGCCGAGGGCCTGTCGCAGAAGTTCGGCGCGCTCGACGCGCTCAGCGACAGCGCCCGCGCCCACGAAGAGTTCCGCATGCAGCTGGAAAAGAGCTTCGCCCAGGCCATGGCGTCGATCGACGCCAACAAGGAAGTGGCCAAGGAGCAGGCCGACGTGCTGGCCGCGGCGCTGAGCAAGGCCAACATCGACATCGTCGGCGGCGAGGGCGAGTTCTTCAACTCCTTCGCCAAGGCGCTGTCGGTGGGCAAGGCGATCGAAGGCGTGGCCGGCAAGAGCCCGATCGTGCAGGACGTGCTGCAGAAGCTGCTGTCGCTGCAGGCCGACAAGGGCGGCAAGGCCGACGGCGCTTCGCTGGCGTCCTGA